TGTTTGTTAGTTAAAATGACATAGTTCATcatatggacttgctagatcatgtttaaagacatgaactagcaagatgtgaaagttagaaatgttgtggatgatggaatcaccCACACATAAAATATGAACTTGATTAAATGAgtgtttcttgaaaaataaagatcaaagtaggttgTAATCTTGtcgatctaaagatccatgagtggtttttcgaaagaaccaagtgaaaagtatgagttttgttaaaactcggatcttacataaactaaacacatttttagtggataaacaagtgtagaaacacttgtgtaacaagaaaatttcacaaagaaatattttcagaaaatgtgaCTAGAAGTTGTTGAttggagtgtcgcgctccggtcaaagataatatttatagtcccaaattacccttaacaaatagctagtggtagtggtagtgaggggtcgaaccacgaagagtatgtggtttgtgtacggATTCGATTGAATTATGAAAGTTGTCactattatgaagcttgctattttgtttttatgtatttttgtTGAATGAAAAGATTTGAATAAAATACTAAGTGACTTGGTTGATGATTACTAAAAACTAACAATTGCAAAATGTAAATAACGATTTAgacaagatagagaaaacaaggttcacacccggttcggtagtTGCATTCCTAGGATTCCTACACGTTTTAGGATTGATTCAATTGCAAAAACGACTAACGAATTTAGTGTTACACggcttaggtgccaagagctatcaacgttataaagaacggaccacaatgcacttcgttaccaagaacatgtaaactctaacctagacaaggcataattgcacataaacatttcataaagtcaaatttaatcttcaCTCGACAGTTTATGAATttaatacaaatgcaagacaattgtcataAGTTCAAATCAAAAAGCAATTTGTCATGAAATCAATCCAAGAACAATGttaaaccctagacttacaaaaacctacaccggggtgaaacctcctagaaattagccgctcatgatcgaagaaacttgatcaccggatgtagAAAGCTTGAATTGGATCATCGTGAAGCTTGAAGATGAAAGGATGGATGAAGGTTAGGGTTTTGGATGAGTGATGATGGTGAATGGATGATTGAATTGATGGATTGGTAAATTGATGGAGCTAGGGTTTCGAATTAAGAAGATAATGATGAATTCTCCTTGATTCGGGATGTAGGAAGGATGGTAGATCGAATGGTTGATGATAGATGATAGGTAAAAGGCTCCAAGAATGGTTTCAAACTTCAAAAGGCAGTGTAACTCCCCTCTTGATtcatggaaaaacgtttttattcgTCCAACACCCATTAAAGTCAACAGTTTGCGAAGTCAACATTTAGAGGCCGTCGCCGACAGGGCTTCAGGCCATCGGCGACGGTGTTTGCTTTTCCTTTTTCAGCCGACAGCCAAAGTGGCTGTCTACGGTGGTTTCTAGCGACGGAGATTTACATAAGCCGTTGGCGACGGACCTTATggtcgtcggcgacggcccccGGAACTTTGGTTTTCTGTTTTTCTCATTTCTTGATTCCGGTTAACCCGTTTCGCCGGTGgctcatttttcgtcccggtggTCCGTTTAGCTCCCaattagctccttaaacttcacaagacctgcaaaacacaaatcctTTTACAAGTAGGCTATTCAGGATTAAAAGTTAAGTAAAAACATGAACTTAGACATAaacgaacaccggttttcgaccacgtatcacatccccacacttgtcttttgcttgccctcaagcaaatctatttttcactttcacgtgggtcgaacaacaaatacactccccattcccgagacgaaggttaaggtccaatgtcatgctaaagttcaaactctttacaattttCAATATATTTAACGGTAATGTGATTTCACatacacaaatggttacccaagattaacccgcccatgaaaccaacaattcatgcacgtccctcacaatgttctctccactcggcttgtAAATTGGCTAAtatttataatgtattagcacttcaaagactattcactcaaaaccgattagaacatatacccgcataagcttgcaactcaatcattctccactattgATCATGCacactaagcacaagtcataaggtcttgtaaggattgtaacggggctaggctaagggtaggaattaGGATATTTTTGAAGTGGCTAAGTCGATGAAAATTCGATGTTTATTACAAACCACTAACTTAAATAAAACTAaatataaacatcaactatgggcaataatctttcacccttttattcgacaactactaacacttctttttgtgtttttctcaatgttttttcaactctttttcataacattttctgattttttttttgtaaacaaTCAAAAGCAACTATCCAAATACgattcctataatcgaattttcatcatacgggtttaaaagaaaaggtttaacggTTATGGGCTATAAGGTgttcaaacgaaaggtttaggctcaaaatgggcgactaggggatttatttggggAAGGATAAATaaatggttttaagagaaaaggtttacctaatgccttaatcattctcgtgcttgtattcggtctatagtctcaaacgtatcaaaagttgcaagctCTACAATATATGACTAacggtccactcaaacaaagagaCATAAGCAtgtaatctatgatataaaagtggcttaAAACCTCACATATCtaaaagggtatggtatgtgacatgcataaaCTGCTaatttcttaggcggattattcccaaataaccacccactaaatacccgtcatgctattaacttgaacttgaccatgacaaaagaccaaatgagttgtgacatccctcgttgacttagttacttgtgcttttaagatcgcttttgagacaagatattttgaaaaatttttgaaattttcccccatccccacacttgaggtaaacattgtcctcaatgtgtagtgtttaaatgaacgggtcaaaaacgaaaatttttactactcccccatccccacacttgaagcacatattgtcctcaatgtgtgaaAACTAGAGTATTAAACGCACAAGGGACGTGACACGGCTAAttcccccaaaatttcaccccggaaaatTAGTATACAATTTACATttcacttatttgctaactaagaatcaaaagtaaaaagaaacgtatgcacctgatttCTGAGCTCATTCCTCGTGTGCTCCTCTTCTCTTCATGAAAGTGGTTGTCCCACGAACccaatgtacctacaaatcttaacccttgtgtagaagcatgcttctcacaaccatcaaaatttgttagttacctagttctaccacttttatgaaattattaccaagtcatacctttttttactttgatttatgtggaaaataatttacaacaacaacaaatctaactcactttcgtaggaatcacggttgcatttagcttatgcaacaagcccttttaaaccccccaatagcttgggaggacgagtaggtctcgtgagggttatattgtaggaccggtttcgacctgaatgagtcgttcggaagagctctcgtacgtttcagaggcggaaactaagaaacgcactagaaAACAGCTTGAAATACACTATAATCCTCTTGTATAATCAATTAACAGTGATTACAATAAGatgaaataccggcagcacctcggtatcaatttGCCTGACCGTTACAAATGTTGACAGTTTGAATGGTATTTATACTAGCCTACCTATCGTTTGAACATGCTTCAAACGATTACAATAACTTTCAAACGGCAGGCTTCAAACGAAGTGCCTCAAACGATGACTCTTTCAAACGGAAGTCTTCATGTAATTGGTCATTCAAACGGCTATCTTCTATTGGACCATTCTTCACATGATATCTTCTCATTGGTCCATCAAATGGCACCATTCTATTGGACCAAATATACTTTGTCTTATATGGACATGAAAATTTGATTTGTATGCTCATGAGATTATCACGTGAAGTTGtaaagcatgatgtcatcattataTATGATGACATCATGCCTGATCAGATCCGCAACGAAACtgagactcgacattagacgaagacgacagatgactgcatcaacagactccccctcagatgttgacgagtcttaagtgtcgagtcttcaccatcttcagtcttgatctgtctctgggcttcactctcagTCTTTTCTTGCAggacttcagactcccccttgcgatatgctggcatttcttcagatcatcagcatCGTCAGcattaggatcgttgtctgtcttTCCATCTCACAACTtttcatcttatcctgcaaaaactctacccCAAAGTaaaatttctctcacatacatatttcaatCACAAACACATGTACTAACTCCAACTCACTTCTCAAAAACACAATGATTTTccaatctgatgaaccactttagggttagattatgaaaacatttaatttcaaacatacactccccctcaaatattgctcattatgtttagcactcggaattttgaaaattagttcTTCAATACCAgctgtcgaaaatatttttgagtttttcaaaaaatttatgctaaaacacactgaaaatctttttggattttggaatgAAAGAAACTGAAATGCAGgtaagaaatatatacaaacaatatttttgtgagttcgtgtaagaggatcatatcagttaatgagacatgtcactaacaccgttaagcttcatttcattttaagttttaaacaattcacctagattgtcagtatgtttgtccacttaaattttcacacaaatttcaactgttccgagatacgatattaatgttttaagagcttaaacttatccgtgtgtcccactacttgaatatactctcgtatccagatcccaatattcagtcttacaggtgagtataccacagatgatatctgtaaggggttaggcgcgaaaccgtgagagctcaggtcagaacttccgttcagcagagagatgacggctcgacttttggtgggtcccctttagaggatcttttttttacaacagcaatgactatcaattttattgtttcatcgatttgctgagggcggtgctttttcaagcatttgcagaaagtattatccggggactaggtcaatacttccatacagcagaagtcccgggataataccccagatatcactgagcataaagacctagtatctcagaataagggacctttcaaacaagatttcaggggttacctatatatccaagcagttttgttaacccacagaataagcaagtttgaaatttaggtttatatctcgtcacaatctactaaatgtgcaaaaatctactgacacatccgcagtaagattgtttatcacttttaaactttccaattctttagcatgttgtgatagtccactgatgtactatcatttcctcttttatacaacaaaactcatttttgattttatcatgtttttggctttttcaaattttctaatgtttttggattttctgaaatttctactccccctaaaatgcaaacacattaaagaaaattgaaaacaaactgtacagaaatatgacaaccgatatcaaatcgcatcaattcgccattcactaggcataaacaatctgaactccccctatcacaaaccattttctcatttagatttcaaaacacttaagtttgttttaatcaaaatgatttttccggaaaatgagtttgttttaccacttgtaaatttaccacttgtttaagtacggggatatggttcatcatcttgtcagttttatcaaatATAGTAAatcaacttaatgtccctgatttactgtTTGCAATCATGCAACCTGTACCCcttgtaaaaataaccaaacaatatcacTTGTAGGTATGTCACTTCTacataaaccattttaccaatcagaatgccgattcctgcttcgcacttaccaacctggaagctccggcgtagtcattcaacctgtaaatttttaacaattttaagaatttttcatacaaactcataatacatgaatgatgccgattcctgatccacgattacaaatttgggatctctggcaagtcaggtttttcaatcgaagaaaatgtccacccaagcctgaccagccttgggtgatttcaattcagatttagttggggtgtaagttgctttctttttagcgtaaaagtcttttacccctttcactttcccatcaaccatttttccgaaaatcttcttaactttcccattaaatattctctcaacatcaaaattatccttttcagaataaccctGATTTAAGATTTCAGTCTTttcaacttttcttttaaaattctcagtcctcaatggtggaaaattctcatcatccattgaaggaactgagttttcatcactttCATCAagctgtggctcctctgattttgtggaatcagattcatcgccagattttacctcagatttcttaacaacccatttttggttgtcaagttttacacttcgcctgtaaaatctcttcgaacactcaccaacttcaaatgttgaatttttgaaaactttaaatttttcagttggtggttcggttttatcaacaacaacttgtttcagttttccagaaactccctgttttgtgtttgtcgctttcggacagttccatgcaatgtgaccggcttcattgcatcgaaaacaggttctggtttctttcttcacaaaagctccattatttttcttctcggcaagaaattcttgatttgtttgtttccagaatgagccttttgcttcctcttccgagcttgtacctgaaacaaattttgtatttggtttagaaaattttccatttttatagtagaaaattttccatttttatagttttctggtggagtaaaaccaagtcctttctttttgtagctacgattttggtttggtttcttttgaaaaccagaaccagagttgtaaccttttttcttgtttaacctttgttgaactcttgaggtgtaaaatttaggtttaccattaagatttaaatcttttatttcagaaatattaatttctgttagtttgaaaacctttttaatcatttctgttttaacacctcttattggaaactctttatcaaaatataatttgtcagaaccattcaaagtatacacaacttcaaatgtttcatcattcaaatcagattttgatagcaaaaattctttactataaacccgttttcccgatgatttcGAACTCTTTTCGGACAAACTCGAACtcctgactgactgacacgaactttcggactcagactttgactctgactcctcatccttatccaacacctgatcgaccactcgttttatcagttcggactcatgatctgtgtcggacgctgtgaacgtaacgtcaatattgtctggtaaaacatcggttatctcggattctaacttaatattgaccgcctgttttagttcttcctcgttaggttttctaggcgagtacccttctcAAATCGGAGGCGGatacttattataacagacaccctgtttcttaccagtatccttcttcttctttgaatttgtttcttcatctttaaacgcctcgaaaccttcaactgttggataaattctatccattacatagtcacaacctttgtaactttgcagcaatcttctgattctttcattctcagttGCTTCATTctccaactctttcttcaactttgcacattcttctatgtacatgttgatctctttttgctttgtcatcatggtagcattcaaCATCTTCATAGCTTTCTCTCTTtctgagttagtcttctccagaccattcacatgcctattcaatacatcatacgactttttcaagttttttacatcaaataacaactgttctttcaacttttctaactcactaaacctttcgtctttctctatacattttttacaagactctaaacatgtaagacaaggttttgtgacttcaactatcttctcgacttcaactctcttttcaacttccacaatcttctcaatcactttgatttccttcatttcttttgcagctttcctctcttgcagtttcttcagtttttctgcaaaattaaattcaaaactatcagaagataagtgagtttttccaatattaatctgttcaatctcttcatcactatcacttatttctgatgaactgttttcagaagaaacagatgcttcatcttcacttttctcttcatcagatagcacttccatccattccttcagcatttctggctttcgaaTAATATGTGCAATGAAAGCAggaacatttgaatcagctggaataaacttgtcccagctaaaaccttcagccattttctcatcatcttgatccatgatgccaaaataagctttcctgtttgcatcctcgatcattcttccatgtgccgtttgaggttctttttgttgatgaggttgatgagtgatttgctgataaatggttttcctgtaataatcatctttcccagacgattccttttctcctcttggctgctgattcttgcactctcttttaaagtgacctttctccctacaacgaaaacaaacaactttagatttatcaaatccaagattagaaaggtttgcatccaagaaatcagttctccctgtaaccaatctaaacttttctgctctcctcaaaacactcgccaaagcccacttgatgtccatcaattctagctcctctgcatcgatctggtcataatcttcttttgtcagcattggattgccaattcttcctgcaatcaacccttcataagcttCCAATGCAGTGACCAGTAATCCCATATGACTCTTTACAATTTCTTCAGTATAATTCTGTCcgttttgaagatgtagagccacattgcactgaatcaaatgtccatttccagcagatgcactttgaacacttggaggattcaccgttgagaacccactagtgttgactgatccttgactgctaGGCGGAGactgatttccagcactaaatgcagtttgtatctttggactggcttcagcagtttgaacatttcctttatagtacaatttgatatcttgttgatgagtagaactgttcattctagcaattttctgctgctccaaATCCTGTGCCTCCAACTTCACTATAAACTGTGCAATCGAtagcctgctaaactgtccggaattcttcaatatcatcagatatgtgccccattccttttgcggtaatgcatcagcaagcttttcaacccactCTGCTGGAGTTTTGGTAATCTTCAACTGTGACATGGTGCGTACgagatgacagtatctctcaataagagtctttgtCGTTTCACCAGGCATACACGTAAAcaactcaaactcctttttcagcaatGCTGCTTTACTCTGAAGCATCTCAGTACTTCCCTCAAATTTCTtcttaagagcttcccagatagagtacgcattgtcatcatgttgaagcaTCACAAATATATCCTCCTTTACTGCTTGCTGTAACagattgatcatcattttctctcctttataactatCTCTTTCTTGTTCCGTGAATTCCGAAATGATTTTATCGACTCTCATAGCGTTTTGTGGTCTaacatattcagtttcgatgctctcccaagcttttaaatgattcgcctgcacccaattctcgaaacgtttcttccatccgtgataatcttcaattcccattagtttcgggggtttttgcatcgttccggtttcattctccattgtcatgTTCTTAGCAATGTCGGTCGGACTAGCAGGagttgtagcaaacgcgttgtaaaactcagtatccatgtTTCAAAAATCAGATGATACTTCGGGAAATTCCTGAATGACACACAAACAAAACAACAATCAGTTTAAAGTTTTATCAATTAATAGAAgcgaactggtactcgaactgatgaTTAATTCTGTGCGGATTGAGGGTTAACACACTGTGCGGACTGAATTTGATGTGAACTGAGATTGTTGTCAAAACATGCAAACTACTATGACCCGGATTAAATTCAAACAATCAGACTCAATACGTGCGATCTGATGAACTTTCGGATAACGTGATAGACCTTTGAAAGTTTTGAATTCCAAACCGTACGAACTGAAACTAACTTCCAATCGAAATGATTTCTTTCACACGATTTCACGCGACCGGAACACACTGACGAACTGGAACAAGCTTTTAAGCCGACAAGACTAAGATCAAGTGACCTTATAATGACCTGGTTCACAAAACATAAATTGGATTTCCAAACAACTTATGCGAACTAGTAACACTTTCAAACAACTGTTTCAAATGAATTTTCAACCTAGTGAAACACTTGAAACACCTTTAACACTAACACATAGGATGATTAAAATTTTTCACATGGGCCGCTGATTATTACATGCAACTGTGATTAAAAAAAAACGCTGTCACTCCTTAATATCTATTGGGCCGCAACAATTAAACATGGGATAGGGCCGACAATTTCTATTAGACCTTTCTTTCACTAATACTACATATGATAGAATCTATATTATTAATTGGATATTCAATATGATAATTTGTAATTTGACCAAATTGTAAACCAATAACTATTATTGAGCCAATCTCATATGACCGatgatatgtttttttttttttgaaaaatcaacaaaatttaTTCATACCATCTGGATAACCAACTGTTAGCCAGAAATGTATCACCAAAAGTTCATACACCCATGTAAACTATCATACCCCAAGACTAATTAAATCGAAATTACACCAGTTTTCCCATGAAATATTAGCGTTTTTAACTCTACTTTTCAGCCACATATACCCGAACATCTTGATTTCTTCCTTCATCCTATTAACATAGGGCTGCTTTCCTTCAAATACCGCCTCGTTTCGGCTTCTCCAGATCACCCATATGGTCGCTTGTGTTACCAAGTTAACCGTTTTTTTCCACCTATGTGATCCTCTGTTGCATTTATGTATATTTGCCAAGTCTTTCAACTCCAAAACAAGAACCTGTTTTATTCTGCACCACCGAGTTATGAACTCCCAAATTTGCTCCGCAATACGGCATGAGGCGAAAAGATGCAAAGCAGACTCTTCCTCATCACCGCACATTTTACAACGATTATCTTCTATTATGACATTTCTTCTATTCAAAGCCGCCTTGGTCGGAAGCTTATCTTGAATTAGTCTCCAAACTAAAAAATTTACCTTGATGGGGAACCAATTATTCCATTCAAAATCCAGCCGAAGATCTGAAAACATTAAACGGTGCGTCTTCTCCTTTACACTGCTCACCGAGAAGCTACCGGAGCTGTCCAAGATCCAAGCCCATTTGTCCGCACCCAAACcgaattcatatcgaacaatagCATCAGATAGGATGTTTAACTCGGATATCTCGGCAGCCACCGAAGGTAGCCTGATCCACAGAAACTTCAGCTCCAAACCATTTGGACCATCCACCACCCGCTAGTATGATCTATTCACATGCAAATGGTCAAATGACATATAAAGCTGACACTTTGACTTGTACTGAAAATCAGTTTACTCTAATTGGACCTCCCAAATCCACATACAATTACACATGTTTCTGATCATCAAGACATGTGAGTTCCTTTCCCAATATACTGACCCTCGATAAAAACATTACTCAACACGATGCATTTTTCAAGTAATGTGTCGGTTTCAAGCGGTCATGAAGTTTTCAAACGGTCATGTCACGTTTCAAACGATGCTTCAAACGGAATGCAGGTTTTCAAACGGTACTCATGATTTTCAAACGGAAGATAACTATTTCAAACGATAGAACTAAAATTTCAAACGATGTGGATGATATTCAAACGGAATGACT
This is a stretch of genomic DNA from Helianthus annuus cultivar XRQ/B chromosome 16, HanXRQr2.0-SUNRISE, whole genome shotgun sequence. It encodes these proteins:
- the LOC110919377 gene encoding uncharacterized protein LOC110919377, producing the protein MAINNAKVLHDQERHQRDYQAGLPYVEHSGWTDYPNLPHPQGPSDPTPHCPEAVGSSFIPIPYQPPPQGESSPLDNYRDMFERVVDGPNGLELKFLWIRLPSVAAEISELNILSDAIVRYEFGLGADKWAWILDSSGSFSVSSVKEKTHRLMFSDLRLDFEWNNWFPIKVNFLVWRLIQDKLPTKAALNRRNVIIEDNRCKMCGDEEESALHLFASCRIAEQIWEFITRWCRIKQVLVLELKDLANIHKCNRGSHRWKKTVNLVTQATIWVIWRSRNEAVFEGKQPYVNRMKEEIKMFGYMWLKSRVKNANISWENWCNFDLISLGV